A single genomic interval of uncultured Sphaerochaeta sp. harbors:
- a CDS encoding GNAT family N-acetyltransferase, producing MVTSPLTHISIETLAQVLNEAFSNYEVPIHMNEAQLKAHLHALGYSPEDSIGLFDGSTLVGFILVAIRGTYAYDAGTGIIPSYQGNGYAHQLIDATLAHIKQRGFTSFFLEVIDTNERAKKLYLSHGFTITRSLLCYQIKKEMLEDTSSVQLQKQERINIPSGDCIPSWQNSDACISRGGFTAYDIVQDSVKHGVICFNPTKGSIAQIYIKPQYRRQGFAKRAIIAAKNCTETPTLGILNISSDCVDINGLLTHMGFSLLLTQSEMVYTL from the coding sequence GTGGTAACATCCCCTCTCACCCACATATCTATTGAGACACTTGCCCAAGTCCTGAATGAGGCCTTCAGCAACTATGAGGTTCCCATCCATATGAACGAGGCACAACTGAAAGCACATCTTCATGCCCTGGGATACTCCCCTGAAGACTCCATCGGTCTTTTTGATGGGAGCACACTGGTGGGGTTTATCCTGGTCGCAATCAGGGGAACCTATGCATATGATGCTGGAACGGGTATCATTCCTTCCTATCAGGGGAATGGATATGCCCACCAATTGATCGATGCCACGCTTGCACATATCAAGCAACGTGGTTTCACCTCCTTCTTCCTGGAGGTTATCGACACAAATGAACGAGCAAAGAAATTGTATCTGAGTCACGGGTTTACCATCACAAGAAGCCTACTTTGCTACCAAATCAAGAAAGAAATGCTGGAAGACACATCCTCTGTCCAGTTGCAGAAACAGGAGCGCATCAATATCCCTTCTGGAGACTGTATCCCCAGCTGGCAGAACAGCGATGCATGTATTAGTCGTGGGGGATTTACCGCCTATGACATTGTGCAGGACTCTGTCAAACACGGGGTTATTTGCTTCAATCCCACTAAAGGTTCAATAGCCCAAATCTATATTAAACCACAATACCGAAGGCAAGGATTCGCCAAAAGAGCCATCATTGCAGCAAAAAACTGTACAGAAACGCCAACACTGGGAATCCTGAATATATCCAGTGATTGTGTGGACATCAATGGTCTATTGACTCACATGGGATTCTCCCTTCTCCTTACCCAGAGCGAGATGGTCTACACCCTATAA
- the corA gene encoding magnesium/cobalt transporter CorA, with product MKPHHTHQTRQPLHKKKEGLAAGSLVFVGDGQPEATRIRTHLYSAGSYEVVEGFVLPKENQRCWVQISGLSNIMSIVEVAKAFSLSTLSLEDVFSTDQRLKLDSYEQYLAITLRILPTETTEDQQLSLFLGKHWVLSITEYASEVFLPAIRQLEDPQTKLQGGDSSLLFHTLIDRVVDQYLVRADELENETDELEQLVITSPSSTDAPTIHRHKAKILSLRRMTSPLKDILATMIRVEHPFLDKNTKILLTDIQDHALWLAEECEMLRETVSSIMEVYLSSLDTKMNSIMKVLTIISTIFIPLTFLTGLYGMNFSYMPLATYRWGFYGMLVCCMLVVFAMAYYFWRKRWW from the coding sequence ATGAAACCTCATCACACGCACCAAACTCGCCAGCCCCTCCATAAGAAAAAGGAAGGACTGGCTGCTGGATCCCTTGTCTTTGTGGGAGATGGACAACCCGAGGCGACCAGAATTCGTACTCACCTCTACTCAGCAGGGTCATATGAGGTGGTAGAAGGGTTTGTACTACCGAAAGAGAACCAACGTTGCTGGGTGCAAATCAGTGGACTGTCCAATATCATGTCTATCGTCGAGGTTGCAAAGGCTTTTTCCCTTTCCACCCTCAGCCTTGAGGATGTATTCTCCACCGATCAACGCCTGAAACTCGACAGCTATGAGCAGTATCTGGCCATCACGCTGAGAATTCTTCCAACGGAAACCACCGAAGACCAGCAGCTCTCACTGTTCCTAGGAAAGCATTGGGTGCTTTCCATCACTGAGTATGCAAGTGAGGTATTCCTCCCTGCCATACGTCAGTTGGAAGATCCCCAGACCAAATTGCAGGGAGGAGACAGTAGTTTGCTCTTCCACACACTCATCGACCGGGTTGTTGACCAATACCTGGTGAGAGCTGATGAACTGGAGAATGAGACCGATGAGCTGGAACAGCTTGTGATTACTTCGCCGAGTTCCACAGATGCACCTACCATCCACAGGCATAAGGCGAAGATTCTCTCGCTGAGGAGGATGACCAGCCCCCTGAAAGATATCCTCGCCACCATGATCAGAGTGGAACACCCCTTTCTGGATAAGAATACCAAGATACTGCTCACCGACATCCAAGACCATGCTCTCTGGCTTGCTGAAGAGTGTGAGATGCTCAGGGAAACAGTCAGCAGTATCATGGAAGTCTATCTCTCCAGCCTCGATACCAAAATGAACTCAATCATGAAAGTACTGACAATTATCAGCACCATATTCATCCCCTTGACCTTTCTGACCGGTCTCTATGGGATGAATTTCTCATACATGCCCCTTGCAACCTATAGGTGGGGGTTCTATGGAATGTTGGTGTGTTGTATGCTGGTGGTCTTCGCGATGGCATACTATTTCTGGAGGAAACGCTGGTGGTAA
- a CDS encoding lysoplasmalogenase family protein codes for MNTILLVYLGISFAHLSFRSEGYQFLGNLTKVLLMPTLMLFLMQQGNYPLLLAALLFATIGDALLTKGNQGTLFLWGMASFAVCHIFYGIHILSLGVDWILTAIAFAGLMIPYSMLYRLIGKQKGSVKYLAYTVLLFMLASLLTGLASLLCIMGILLFIISDTMIGLDSLAMKHVNDTSIMGSYILAQLLLVLGFTAL; via the coding sequence ATGAACACCATCCTCTTGGTTTATCTTGGCATCTCTTTTGCTCACCTCAGCTTCCGCTCGGAAGGATACCAATTTCTTGGAAATTTGACAAAAGTTTTGTTGATGCCAACCCTGATGCTATTTCTCATGCAACAGGGGAACTATCCACTGCTTCTTGCTGCGCTTCTCTTTGCCACCATCGGGGATGCCTTGTTGACCAAGGGGAATCAAGGTACCCTGTTTCTCTGGGGTATGGCTAGTTTTGCAGTATGCCACATCTTCTACGGCATCCATATCCTATCGTTGGGAGTGGACTGGATTCTTACAGCCATTGCCTTTGCAGGCCTTATGATTCCCTATAGCATGTTGTATCGCCTGATCGGTAAGCAGAAGGGTTCAGTCAAATACCTCGCATATACTGTACTGCTTTTCATGCTTGCTTCCCTGTTGACCGGCCTTGCCTCATTACTCTGCATCATGGGAATATTGCTGTTCATAATAAGCGATACCATGATCGGATTGGACAGTCTTGCAATGAAACACGTAAATGATACCAGTATAATGGGAAGTTATATCCTCGCCCAACTCTTACTGGTTCTTGGATTCACCGCACTCTAG
- a CDS encoding TRAP transporter substrate-binding protein, whose product MKRKIFVVILLVVSLSFISAQGNKEDSGVIEFKVVGNNSSALVTEAAKMMAAEIESKSNGELKPVLYLEGQLGDNDEDLNTGLSEGNYEMLVNAEMLFNWAVPEWMELFNMAFIFDSQQHLQNFWNSEVGAELAQTLLDKYNVYAYLNTIALRGPRYLTANVPVKSVADMAGIKLRTPNNAGVIASWKATGANVTPVAWGELYGALQNGIVNAQENPLANIDQAGMYQVQDYLMQTEHQYTNYFIYMANDWWSDLTDAHKAIISEAIDNAFTWHNEQVNAEDMEFLKKFQEKGMTLITKDQIDIESFKKAITPVLLEENKDKYPAGAYEKISSLR is encoded by the coding sequence ATGAAAAGAAAAATTTTCGTTGTAATTCTACTAGTGGTGAGTCTTTCTTTTATCTCAGCACAGGGAAACAAAGAAGACAGTGGTGTTATTGAATTCAAAGTAGTTGGAAATAACTCTTCTGCACTGGTAACTGAGGCTGCTAAAATGATGGCAGCTGAAATTGAATCCAAATCCAATGGTGAACTGAAGCCAGTTTTGTATCTTGAAGGACAATTGGGTGACAATGATGAGGATTTAAACACAGGGCTCTCTGAAGGAAACTATGAGATGCTTGTGAATGCTGAAATGCTTTTTAACTGGGCTGTTCCTGAGTGGATGGAGTTGTTCAATATGGCATTTATTTTTGACAGCCAGCAACATCTTCAAAATTTCTGGAATAGTGAAGTGGGTGCAGAGTTGGCACAAACTCTTCTAGACAAATATAATGTCTATGCGTATTTGAATACGATTGCCCTGAGGGGACCTCGCTATCTTACAGCTAATGTTCCAGTAAAGAGTGTTGCGGATATGGCAGGTATCAAATTAAGAACTCCTAATAATGCTGGAGTAATTGCATCTTGGAAGGCTACAGGTGCAAATGTTACTCCGGTTGCTTGGGGTGAACTGTATGGAGCATTGCAGAATGGTATCGTAAATGCACAGGAGAATCCTCTTGCAAATATTGATCAGGCAGGCATGTATCAAGTTCAGGATTATTTGATGCAGACCGAGCATCAGTACACTAATTATTTCATCTATATGGCAAATGATTGGTGGTCCGATCTAACTGACGCACACAAGGCTATTATTTCAGAAGCTATTGATAATGCGTTTACATGGCATAATGAGCAAGTCAATGCTGAAGATATGGAATTCTTAAAGAAATTCCAAGAGAAAGGAATGACCCTGATTACAAAAGACCAAATTGATATTGAGTCATTTAAAAAGGCCATTACACCTGTATTGTTGGAAGAGAACAAGGATAAATATCCAGCTGGTGCTTATGAGAAAATCTCTAGCTTGAGATAA
- a CDS encoding TRAP transporter small permease: MFKKLTSIVSRIAEILETVVKFAAMAVLVVLLCVIFFQVVRRMITGNSFTEIEEFSIVMAAWLGFLTLSFAARKRVHVRIDVFANKFPLPFQHVLSMFITALTLYASSSLVVYGWQLTMKKAHVPLAILPMNAGWWYLAFPVGMALTSFFLLDALLQEISRILGITRKDEMEAN, encoded by the coding sequence ATGTTTAAAAAATTAACATCAATTGTGAGCCGTATTGCAGAAATACTTGAAACAGTTGTCAAATTTGCCGCAATGGCCGTTTTGGTTGTACTTCTTTGTGTGATTTTCTTTCAGGTTGTGAGAAGGATGATCACAGGGAATTCCTTTACCGAAATTGAAGAATTTTCAATTGTGATGGCAGCTTGGTTGGGGTTCTTGACTCTTTCTTTCGCTGCTAGGAAAAGAGTACATGTACGGATTGATGTCTTTGCAAATAAATTCCCCTTACCCTTTCAACATGTATTGTCAATGTTTATTACTGCATTAACGCTGTATGCCTCATCAAGCTTGGTTGTGTATGGATGGCAACTAACAATGAAGAAGGCCCATGTACCTCTTGCAATTCTTCCTATGAACGCAGGTTGGTGGTATTTAGCATTTCCTGTAGGAATGGCACTCACAAGTTTTTTCTTGCTTGATGCTTTGTTGCAAGAGATATCAAGAATATTGGGAATAACGAGAAAAGATGAAATGGAGGCTAACTAA
- a CDS encoding TRAP transporter large permease, with the protein MWVIISFLIMILLGVPVGYSMVLVAFFFVKFTGVVNMSFIPTAMVSGISSYTMLAIPFFMLVGELMNSSGITKRIFKFADAGVGHITGGLGHVNVLSSMIFAGMSGAAVADVAGLGAIEIKAMKDQNYDADFAVGVTAASSIIGPIIPPSSPMVLFGIAAGISIGGLFMGGITVGIIMGLFMMTTVYIIAKKRNYPRHERYPFKTRVQAFWSALPALLAPVLLIGGIFSGYFTPTEAATVAAFYSLFVGVFLYKDFSFRDLPKVLAVAVENLGMVMLLMASGKLFAWVLGMEKIAELAASFIFALTDSKVIILLLINLVLLFMGTFMETNASIFILTPIMLPIIHSIGMHPIQFGVIFIFALMIGLLTPPMAMCLFLTSKIGGITFNQAFKAVKPYYIGLIVVLILINMFPSITLAVPKLLLGSSF; encoded by the coding sequence ATGTGGGTAATAATTAGCTTTTTGATAATGATTTTGCTAGGAGTCCCTGTAGGGTATTCCATGGTGTTGGTAGCCTTCTTCTTTGTTAAGTTTACCGGTGTGGTGAATATGTCATTTATCCCTACTGCGATGGTGAGTGGTATTTCTTCCTATACTATGCTTGCTATTCCATTTTTTATGCTTGTTGGGGAATTGATGAATAGCAGTGGGATTACGAAAAGGATTTTTAAATTTGCTGATGCAGGAGTCGGCCATATCACTGGAGGACTCGGGCATGTGAATGTACTTTCCAGTATGATTTTTGCAGGCATGTCTGGTGCCGCAGTGGCAGATGTAGCTGGTCTTGGTGCAATAGAAATAAAAGCAATGAAAGATCAGAACTATGATGCAGATTTTGCTGTCGGAGTAACGGCTGCGTCATCGATTATTGGACCAATCATCCCGCCTAGTAGTCCGATGGTTCTATTTGGTATTGCTGCTGGAATTTCGATCGGCGGATTATTTATGGGAGGAATTACCGTAGGCATTATCATGGGGCTCTTTATGATGACTACTGTGTATATCATTGCGAAGAAACGAAATTATCCTCGCCATGAAAGGTACCCGTTTAAAACAAGAGTGCAGGCCTTTTGGTCAGCTTTGCCGGCATTGCTCGCACCAGTTCTGCTGATTGGCGGCATATTTTCTGGATATTTTACACCTACAGAAGCCGCTACAGTTGCTGCCTTCTACTCTTTGTTCGTAGGAGTGTTTCTCTACAAGGATTTTTCTTTTAGGGATCTTCCTAAGGTACTTGCTGTGGCTGTAGAGAACCTTGGTATGGTAATGTTGTTGATGGCTTCAGGTAAACTGTTTGCCTGGGTGCTAGGGATGGAGAAAATTGCAGAATTGGCAGCGAGTTTCATATTTGCTCTCACTGATAGCAAGGTGATTATCCTTCTTCTGATAAATCTTGTCTTACTTTTCATGGGAACGTTCATGGAAACAAACGCGAGTATTTTTATTCTAACTCCAATAATGCTTCCAATAATACATTCTATAGGGATGCATCCGATTCAATTTGGTGTTATTTTTATATTTGCCTTAATGATTGGTTTGTTGACACCACCAATGGCAATGTGTTTGTTTCTCACTTCAAAAATTGGGGGAATTACCTTTAACCAAGCATTTAAGGCCGTTAAACCCTACTACATTGGGCTGATTGTGGTGTTGATTCTAATCAATATGTTTCCTTCAATCACATTAGCAGTTCCAAAGTTGCTTTTAGGGAGTTCATTCTAG
- a CDS encoding FCD domain-containing protein translates to MKQVKKQSVVDIASEQIIEYLKSDEINLGDKLPVEYEMCNLLNISRATLREVYRKLQSQGYLEIKNGKGAFVKNKQQDILQRATNWFREHDAQLQSYLEVRLYLDPLAGKLAAQNRNEKDITHLKTIQQEFEKSIAERDNIKMASLDAELHKAIVQISKNDLLIALVQIVNYYFEQLRQTSFMVESHAMHAIQPHRNIIDAIETGDFVLAERESINHMKIALRDLCGVENP, encoded by the coding sequence ATGAAACAAGTAAAGAAACAATCTGTCGTTGACATTGCTTCAGAACAAATTATTGAATATCTAAAGAGTGATGAAATTAATCTCGGAGATAAGCTTCCTGTTGAGTATGAAATGTGTAATTTGCTTAATATCAGTAGGGCTACACTGCGCGAAGTTTATAGAAAGCTCCAATCCCAAGGATATCTGGAGATTAAAAATGGAAAGGGTGCTTTTGTAAAAAATAAGCAGCAGGATATTCTCCAAAGGGCTACAAACTGGTTTAGGGAACATGATGCACAATTACAAAGCTATCTAGAGGTGCGTTTGTATCTTGACCCGCTTGCTGGTAAGCTAGCTGCTCAGAACCGCAATGAAAAAGATATCACACATTTAAAAACAATCCAGCAAGAGTTTGAGAAGTCAATTGCAGAAAGAGATAATATTAAGATGGCTAGTCTAGATGCGGAATTGCATAAAGCTATTGTCCAGATCAGTAAGAATGATTTATTGATTGCATTAGTCCAAATTGTCAACTATTACTTTGAACAACTGCGTCAGACAAGTTTCATGGTCGAAAGTCATGCAATGCATGCAATACAGCCACATCGTAATATTATTGATGCAATAGAAACAGGTGATTTTGTACTTGCTGAGAGGGAAAGTATCAATCACATGAAAATTGCGTTGCGCGATCTTTGTGGGGTAGAAAACCCCTAA
- a CDS encoding transketolase: MTSLKEKCNSIRKDVLYMLNKAGSGHAGGSLSAIEILVGLYYSKMNFNPLDVDNPNRDRFVLSKGHAAPVLYAILADLGVIDSSELLTLRKLHSNLQGHPDSKKVRGVEASTGSLGQGCSIAVGMAMAAKAQYSDAHIYTLLGDGELQEGLVWEACMAASAYKLDNFTMIVDYNGIQLDGFCDDILPMGDLNAKFSAFGFHVIDLLDGNDINAVITGLFQASVPGKPTCIIAHTIKGKGISFIENQVGWHGRVPTDEELSSAMKELQDTAHV; the protein is encoded by the coding sequence ATGACTAGTCTCAAAGAAAAATGCAATAGCATTCGAAAAGATGTGCTATATATGCTTAATAAAGCTGGAAGTGGTCATGCAGGAGGCTCTCTCTCTGCAATTGAAATTCTAGTAGGTTTATATTATTCAAAGATGAATTTTAATCCACTTGATGTGGATAATCCAAATCGCGATAGATTTGTCTTAAGCAAAGGCCATGCTGCTCCTGTTCTCTACGCAATTCTTGCAGATCTTGGTGTTATTGATTCCTCCGAATTGCTCACATTAAGGAAATTACATAGTAATCTGCAGGGACATCCTGATAGTAAAAAAGTACGGGGTGTAGAAGCATCTACAGGGTCTCTAGGGCAAGGTTGTTCCATAGCTGTTGGTATGGCAATGGCAGCAAAAGCACAGTATAGCGATGCACATATCTATACCTTGCTTGGAGATGGAGAATTGCAGGAAGGTCTTGTATGGGAAGCCTGCATGGCTGCTTCAGCATATAAATTGGATAATTTCACGATGATAGTTGATTACAATGGAATTCAGTTGGATGGATTCTGTGATGACATTTTACCTATGGGTGATTTGAATGCGAAATTTTCTGCTTTCGGGTTTCATGTAATCGATCTTCTAGATGGTAATGATATAAATGCAGTAATCACTGGACTTTTTCAAGCAAGTGTACCGGGAAAGCCAACTTGTATAATTGCTCATACCATCAAGGGAAAAGGAATTTCCTTTATAGAGAATCAGGTTGGATGGCATGGAAGAGTGCCTACTGATGAGGAACTGTCTTCAGCAATGAAAGAATTACAGGATACAGCACATGTTTAA
- a CDS encoding transketolase family protein has protein sequence MFKTKKMIRSAYGEALAELGAVKKDVVVLDADLSHATMTNKFAEKYPERFFNIGIAEANLMCISAGMSTMGFIPFCSTFALFGAGRAYEQIRNSIAYPNFNVKVCCTHAGVTVGEDGGSHQSVEDIALMRVIPGMTIVVPCDANEAREAVFAIAEYNGPAYLRLARSPSPVLAEKHPFKLGKANVLREGEDLVIFACGIMVDTALMCADELSSEHFVSVAVVNVHTIKPIDEQCILAYAHTCKTVVTLEEHSVIGGLGDAVAEVLIGTGPLRFKKIGIQDRFGQSGTPEELLEEYGLSYSKILAQIKDLLFSQV, from the coding sequence ATGTTTAAGACAAAGAAAATGATCAGGAGTGCTTACGGAGAAGCTCTTGCTGAACTGGGAGCAGTGAAAAAGGATGTTGTTGTTTTAGATGCAGATTTGTCGCATGCAACAATGACTAATAAGTTTGCCGAGAAATATCCAGAAAGGTTCTTTAATATTGGGATTGCTGAAGCAAACCTCATGTGTATTTCTGCTGGTATGTCTACTATGGGATTCATCCCCTTTTGCAGTACCTTTGCTCTATTTGGTGCAGGAAGGGCTTACGAACAAATTCGTAACAGTATTGCCTATCCGAATTTCAATGTGAAGGTATGTTGTACCCATGCAGGGGTCACGGTAGGAGAAGATGGAGGGAGCCATCAGAGTGTCGAGGATATCGCCTTGATGCGTGTGATACCAGGGATGACCATTGTGGTTCCCTGTGATGCAAATGAAGCAAGGGAAGCAGTCTTTGCAATCGCTGAGTATAACGGCCCTGCCTATTTGCGATTGGCAAGATCGCCAAGTCCTGTCCTTGCAGAGAAGCACCCATTCAAGCTTGGGAAAGCAAATGTGCTACGTGAGGGAGAAGATTTAGTAATCTTCGCTTGTGGGATTATGGTTGATACTGCATTGATGTGTGCCGATGAACTAAGCTCAGAACATTTTGTATCTGTAGCAGTCGTCAATGTGCATACAATCAAACCGATTGATGAGCAATGCATTCTTGCGTATGCCCATACGTGCAAAACTGTTGTGACATTAGAAGAACATAGTGTAATCGGCGGTTTGGGTGATGCAGTTGCTGAAGTATTGATTGGAACTGGTCCGCTTAGATTTAAAAAAATTGGCATTCAGGACAGGTTTGGACAATCAGGAACACCAGAAGAATTGCTTGAGGAGTATGGATTGAGTTATTCAAAGATCCTTGCACAGATTAAAGATTTACTCTTTTCTCAGGTTTGA
- a CDS encoding DNA topoisomerase IV subunit B has protein sequence MAKTTYDESKILTLSALEHIRKRPGMYIGRLGNGTHVDDGIYILLKEVVDNSIDEFIMGYGSRIVIRLKESEVSVRDFGRGIPLGKVVDCVSIINTGAKYSDDVFQFSVGLNGVGTKAVNALSSHFRVTSYREGKYSTAIFEKGVLVSEKSGKSEEADGTEVLFTPDPELFGEYSYNEDFVISRIWSYAYLNTGLTINYNNRAYKSSNGLYDLLDKEVGTENLYSIIHYQSKQLEFALTHVTGSYGENYFSYVNGQHTTDGGTHQSAFKEGILKGINEYFKKNWAPQDVREGVVGAIAVKIKEPVFESQTKNKLSNTEIRTWIVNEVKDAIVDFLLKNTTEAEKINQKILNNEKLRKELNEVKKGARESAKKVSLNIPKLKDCKYHLGQSSAHQEECESSMIFLTEGDSASGTITKTRDVMTQAVFSLRGKIVNVFGKKKTEIYKNAELYNMMVALGIENGVEGLRYGKVIIATDADTDGFHIRNLLMTYFLTYFEDLVLSGRLYILETPLFRVRNKTQTVYCYSEKERNHATSQIRNAEVTRFKGLGEIDPKEFGQFIGEDMRLLPVSIAGMNEMHKTMEFYMGSNTPERREFIMENLI, from the coding sequence ATGGCGAAGACAACATATGATGAATCGAAAATCCTTACGCTCAGCGCGTTGGAACATATTCGAAAACGTCCCGGTATGTATATCGGGCGGTTGGGAAACGGTACCCATGTCGATGATGGTATCTACATCCTTCTCAAGGAGGTGGTGGATAACAGTATCGACGAGTTCATCATGGGCTATGGTAGCCGCATCGTCATCCGCCTGAAAGAGAGCGAGGTGTCGGTGAGAGACTTCGGTCGCGGTATTCCCCTTGGGAAAGTGGTTGACTGTGTCTCAATCATCAATACCGGTGCAAAGTATAGTGATGATGTCTTCCAGTTCTCTGTTGGCCTTAATGGTGTTGGTACCAAGGCAGTGAATGCTCTCTCCTCGCATTTTCGGGTTACCAGCTATCGAGAAGGAAAATACAGCACGGCTATCTTCGAGAAAGGTGTTCTGGTCAGTGAAAAGAGTGGTAAGTCAGAGGAAGCCGATGGTACTGAAGTACTCTTCACCCCTGACCCGGAACTGTTTGGTGAGTACTCCTATAATGAGGATTTTGTCATCTCCAGGATCTGGAGCTATGCCTATCTGAATACAGGACTCACAATCAATTACAATAATCGTGCCTATAAATCATCCAATGGCCTGTATGACCTTCTCGATAAAGAGGTGGGCACGGAAAATCTCTATTCGATCATCCACTACCAGAGCAAACAGCTTGAGTTTGCCTTGACCCATGTAACTGGCTCCTACGGGGAGAACTACTTCTCCTATGTGAATGGCCAGCATACCACCGATGGGGGAACCCATCAGAGTGCCTTCAAGGAAGGTATTCTTAAGGGTATAAACGAGTACTTCAAGAAGAACTGGGCACCACAGGATGTGAGGGAAGGGGTGGTTGGAGCCATTGCTGTCAAGATCAAGGAACCGGTATTTGAATCCCAGACGAAAAACAAACTCAGCAATACCGAAATCAGGACCTGGATTGTCAATGAAGTAAAGGACGCCATTGTCGACTTCCTGTTGAAAAACACCACAGAAGCGGAGAAAATCAACCAGAAGATCCTCAACAACGAGAAACTTCGCAAAGAGCTCAATGAGGTAAAGAAGGGTGCAAGGGAGTCTGCCAAGAAGGTCAGCCTGAATATTCCCAAACTCAAGGACTGCAAGTACCACCTGGGGCAGAGCAGCGCACATCAGGAGGAGTGTGAAAGCTCCATGATCTTCCTCACCGAGGGAGATAGTGCCAGCGGAACGATTACCAAGACACGTGATGTCATGACACAGGCGGTATTCAGCCTCAGGGGAAAGATAGTCAACGTATTCGGGAAGAAGAAAACGGAAATATACAAGAACGCAGAACTTTATAATATGATGGTGGCGCTTGGTATAGAGAACGGAGTGGAAGGGCTACGGTACGGAAAAGTTATCATTGCGACCGATGCTGATACTGATGGCTTCCATATCCGTAACCTGTTGATGACCTATTTCCTGACCTATTTTGAGGATCTGGTGCTCTCCGGTCGTCTCTATATCCTGGAGACTCCCTTGTTCCGTGTACGAAACAAGACCCAGACGGTATACTGTTACAGCGAGAAGGAACGGAACCACGCCACAAGCCAGATAAGAAATGCTGAGGTGACCCGGTTCAAAGGGCTTGGTGAGATAGACCCGAAGGAGTTCGGACAATTTATCGGGGAGGATATGCGTCTGCTTCCTGTCTCCATTGCTGGTATGAATGAGATGCATAAAACCATGGAGTTCTATATGGGCAGCAATACGCCTGAACGACGCGAATTCATTATGGAGAATCTGATCTGA